A region of the Flintibacter sp. KGMB00164 genome:
CGAATGAGCACCTCCATATGAAAAAATGTGGTTGGGTTGGGCGCTAGGCCCAGTTTGGCGGAACGGACGGTGCCGTCCCTCCCACGTTTTGCGGCCTCAGGCCGCGGGGTTGCAAAGGTTTGTTGCCGGGATCACTGCTCCATGGGCTCGACCTGGTCCAGCTCCAGCTCCACGGGAGTCTCGCGTCCGAACATGGACACCACCACCCGGACTTTGCCGCGCTCCAGATCCAGCTCCTCCACGGTGCCCAGGAAGGATTCCAGAGCGCCGTCGGTGATCTTTACGCTGTCGCCCACCTGATAACCGACGACCACCTCGCGCTTTTCCACGCCAAGGGAGGCCACGTCGTCCTCAGAGAGGGGGATGGGCTTGTTGCCCTCGCCCAGGAAGCCGGTGACGCCACGGATGTTGCGCACCACGTGCCAGGTCTCGTCGTTCATGACCATCTTCACCAGAACATAGCCGGGGAAGACCTTACGCTCCACTTCCTTAGGACCGTTGTCTGTGATCTCGGTTACGGTTTCCAGAGGGATGCTGATCTCATGGATCATATCCTGGAGATGGCGGTTTTCAACATACTTCTCGATGGTGGCCTTCACGGTATTCTCATAGCCGGAATAAGTGTGGACCACATACCAGTTCGCGTTGTCAGCCATATCCGTCTCCTTTAACCTGCCACCAGGTGGATCAGGGCCTGAATCAGGCCGCCAGCCACCGCGTCGAAGATCCAGATGAAAACACCGACGAACACCACGCAGGCGATCACGATCAGCGTGTTGTTCAGGGTCTGCTTTCCGGTGGGCCAGACCACCTTCTTCAGCTCGACCTTCAGTTCCCGGAACCAGCGGCCGATGCGGGCGAAGAATCCGGGCTTGGACTTCTTGTCGGACTTCTTGTCCTTCTTGGCCTTCTCAGCCTTGTCGGAAGCAGCCTTCGCAGTCTGCTCCAGCTTTTCGTTCTCAGCCATTCTGATTACCCTTCTTTCCTTTTAGCCTCATGCGAGAAATCACTTCGTCTCGTTGTGGACAGTGTGCTTTCTGCAGAAGGGGCAGTACTTGTTGAGCTCCAGACGGTCGGGGGTATTCTTCTTGTTCTTCATGGTGTTGTAGTTTCTCTGCTTGCACTCAGAGCACCGCAGGGTGATCTTAATGCGCGCGCCGGCCTTGCTTGCCATACGTTCGGCACCTCCTTATTGTGTTGCGGGAAGAAAGACGTCCCGCTTGAAACGCCGCAAAAAGCAAAAACGCTGGATGCGGCTTGCTGCCGAATCCAGCGACGTACGGACGCGAAAAACTCCGCGTCTAATCCGTTACGGTGGGACCCGGCGATTGCCTCCCTGTGTTCCCGATGGGAGAAGGGGGTCACAGCCATTACACCGTAAAAATGCCCGCGACAAAAAAGCCCCTATTCACAGGTAAAACCTAATCTAGCACAATCGGGTCTGCCCGTCAAGTGTTTTTTCAAAAAAATTCAAGATTTCCCGCCTCCGGGGAACACCCGGAGGCGGGAGAAGATTCAGCACAGAGTAACGGCGGTGCCGCTGATGGTGACCATCAGCATTCCATTGTTGGAACCCAGCACCTCATAGTCCACATCGATACCCACCACCGCATCGGCGCCCAGACGGGCGGCACGCTGCTCCAGCTCCTGGAGCGCCTGTTCCCGGGCCGAAGTCAGCTCATCCTCATAGGTGGCGGAGCGCCCGCCGAAGAAGTTGCTCAGACCGGCGGTAAAGTCCTTGATCACATCCACGCCGGAAATGACCTCGCCGAAGACGATGCCCTTGTACTCGGCAATGGAGCGGCCTTCCACACTGGGAGTGGTAGTGAGGATCATAGCAATCTTCCCTTCTTTATTATATGTTGTGGATCCGATCAGAAATCGCAGCAGCGGCGGTCGCAGAAGTTTTCTTTGATCAGGGGGAGTACTGCCTGGTGGGCGGGGTGGTTCTGATAGGCGGGCAGATCCTCCGGGCAGGAGACCTCAGAATAGAGAACCAGGTCGCAGTTGCTGCTGTCCATGGGGGGGCAGTGGGCCTGAATGTGGACAAGACCCGGGATCTGTCCCTGGAGAGCGTTGAGCTGCTCCACGACCTGGACAGCCAGCTCCTTGCGCTGCTGCTCGGTCAGTTCAGGCTTGAAATTCCAGGAAACAATGTGACGAACCATGATGGGACATCCTTTCGTTTGTCAAATTTAGATGGCTTTATTATAAAGGTATGGGGAAGGTTCGTCAACGAAGAATCTGGGAACGGCTGGGGAAAGAAGAGGACAGTCCCAGAGCCGGGATGGCGTCCTTCAGATCGGACCACGCACCTAAAATTGTGGGGATGGACAGCTGCCGGGCGATCTCCACCTTCTTGGCCATGGTCTGAGCGTCGTCAAAGAGGACAAAGTGGGCCCCAGAGTCCCGGCTCATGTAAGTAAAATAGCGGGCGCACAGCTCCCGGGAGAAAAAGACAGAGGGACTGCGCTCCTCCATCAGCTGGTGCAGCTGCTTTTGGGTCA
Encoded here:
- the rpmG gene encoding 50S ribosomal protein L33: MASKAGARIKITLRCSECKQRNYNTMKNKKNTPDRLELNKYCPFCRKHTVHNETK
- a CDS encoding Dabb family protein, translated to MVRHIVSWNFKPELTEQQRKELAVQVVEQLNALQGQIPGLVHIQAHCPPMDSSNCDLVLYSEVSCPEDLPAYQNHPAHQAVLPLIKENFCDRRCCDF
- a CDS encoding putative heavy metal-binding protein, with the translated sequence MILTTTPSVEGRSIAEYKGIVFGEVISGVDVIKDFTAGLSNFFGGRSATYEDELTSAREQALQELEQRAARLGADAVVGIDVDYEVLGSNNGMLMVTISGTAVTLC
- the secE gene encoding preprotein translocase subunit SecE; this translates as MAENEKLEQTAKAASDKAEKAKKDKKSDKKSKPGFFARIGRWFRELKVELKKVVWPTGKQTLNNTLIVIACVVFVGVFIWIFDAVAGGLIQALIHLVAG
- the nusG gene encoding transcription termination/antitermination protein NusG, with protein sequence MADNANWYVVHTYSGYENTVKATIEKYVENRHLQDMIHEISIPLETVTEITDNGPKEVERKVFPGYVLVKMVMNDETWHVVRNIRGVTGFLGEGNKPIPLSEDDVASLGVEKREVVVGYQVGDSVKITDGALESFLGTVEELDLERGKVRVVVSMFGRETPVELELDQVEPMEQ